The proteins below come from a single Pseudarthrobacter sp. SSS035 genomic window:
- the argH gene encoding argininosuccinate lyase: protein MVEPVETPKSDATNTGALWGGRFAGGPADALAALSKSTHFDWRLARYDIAGSKAHARVLHKAGLLDDAELGGMLDALGRLDDDVASGAYLPAESDEDVHGSLERGLIERAGTQLGGKLRAGRSRNDQVATLGRMFLRDHARIIARGVLATIEALVGQAKAHQGVAMPGRTHLQHAQPILLSHHLLAHAWALLRDVQRLQDWDKRAGVSPYGSGALAGSSLGLDPEAVAADLGFFSATHNSIDGTASRDVFAEFAWVTAMIGVDLSRVSEEVILWATKEFSFVTLHDSYSTGSSIMPQKKNPDVAELARGKAGRLIGNLTGLLATLKGLPLAYNRDLQEDKEPVFDAADTLELLLPAVSGMIATLKFNTERMESLAPQGFALATDIAEWLVRQGVPFREAHELSGAAVKQAESRDVELWDLTDEEYAAISEHLTPEVRTVLSTEGSLNSRNSQGGTAPAAVERQLLALESELAGVRDYAA from the coding sequence GTGGTTGAGCCTGTCGAAACCCCGAAATCCGACGCGACGAACACCGGCGCACTGTGGGGCGGCCGGTTCGCCGGCGGCCCCGCGGATGCCCTCGCAGCCCTGAGCAAGTCCACGCACTTTGACTGGCGGCTGGCCCGCTACGACATCGCCGGCTCCAAAGCGCACGCCCGCGTGCTGCACAAGGCCGGGCTGCTGGACGACGCCGAACTCGGCGGCATGCTGGACGCCCTGGGCCGCCTGGATGACGATGTTGCCTCAGGCGCGTACTTGCCGGCGGAATCCGATGAGGACGTGCACGGGTCACTGGAACGCGGCCTGATCGAACGCGCCGGCACCCAGCTGGGCGGCAAGCTCCGCGCCGGACGGTCCCGCAACGACCAGGTGGCCACGCTGGGCCGCATGTTCCTGCGTGACCATGCCCGGATCATCGCGCGCGGCGTGCTGGCAACCATCGAGGCGCTGGTGGGGCAGGCCAAGGCCCACCAGGGTGTGGCCATGCCAGGCCGTACTCACCTGCAGCATGCCCAGCCCATCCTGCTCAGCCACCACCTGCTGGCCCATGCCTGGGCGCTGCTGCGCGATGTGCAGCGGCTCCAGGACTGGGACAAACGCGCGGGGGTTTCGCCTTACGGTTCGGGTGCCCTCGCCGGCTCGTCGCTGGGCCTGGACCCGGAGGCCGTCGCGGCGGACCTGGGCTTCTTCTCCGCCACGCACAACTCTATTGACGGCACCGCATCGCGCGACGTCTTCGCGGAGTTTGCGTGGGTTACGGCCATGATCGGCGTGGACCTGTCCCGCGTGTCGGAGGAAGTCATTCTCTGGGCCACCAAGGAGTTCTCCTTTGTGACCCTGCACGATTCCTACTCCACCGGTTCCTCGATCATGCCGCAGAAGAAGAACCCCGACGTCGCCGAACTGGCCCGTGGCAAGGCAGGGCGCCTGATCGGCAACCTGACCGGGCTGCTGGCCACGCTCAAGGGACTGCCGCTCGCGTACAACCGCGACCTGCAGGAGGACAAGGAACCGGTCTTCGACGCCGCCGATACCCTGGAGCTGCTGCTTCCGGCTGTCTCGGGCATGATCGCGACGCTGAAGTTCAATACGGAACGGATGGAGTCGCTGGCACCGCAGGGCTTCGCGCTGGCCACGGACATTGCCGAGTGGCTGGTCCGCCAGGGCGTTCCGTTCCGCGAGGCGCACGAGCTCTCCGGAGCAGCGGTGAAGCAGGCCGAAAGCCGCGACGTGGAGCTGTGGGACCTGACGGATGAGGAATACGCCGCCATCTCGGAGCACCTGACACCGGAGGTCCGCACGGTCCTGTCCACGGAAGGGTCGCTCAACAGCCGCAACTCACAGGGCGGCACTGCACCCGCCGCCGTCGAACGCCAGCTGCTCGCGCTGGAAAGCGAGCTCGCCGGCGTGCGGGACTACGCAGCCTAA
- a CDS encoding argininosuccinate synthase, with protein MTERIVLAYSGGLDTSVAIGWIGEATGAEVIAVAVDVGQGGESLETIRQRALGCGAVEAYVADASDEFANEYCMPTLKANALYQGHYPLVSAISRPVIVKHLVKAAREFGATTVAHGCTGKGNDQVRFEVGIQTLGPDLKCIAPVRDLALTRDKAIAFAEEKGLPIETTKKNPYSIDQNVWGRAVETGYLEDIWNAPTKDIYDYTATPEFPPAPDEVTISFEAGVPVAIDGVRVTPLQAIKELNRRAGAQGVGRIDVVEDRLVGIKSREIYEAPGAMALITAHKHLEDITVEREQARFKATVGQRWAELVYDGQWFSPLKRSLDAFIEDTQKHVTGDIRMVLHGGQAIVNGRRSETSLYDFDLATYDTGDTFDQSMARGFIELWGMSAKVASGRDIRVAGK; from the coding sequence GTGACTGAGCGCATTGTTCTGGCCTACTCCGGTGGCCTCGATACTTCCGTAGCCATCGGCTGGATCGGTGAAGCCACCGGTGCCGAGGTCATTGCCGTGGCGGTCGACGTCGGACAGGGCGGCGAGTCGCTGGAGACCATCCGCCAGCGCGCCCTCGGCTGCGGCGCAGTCGAAGCCTACGTGGCCGACGCGTCCGACGAGTTCGCCAACGAATACTGCATGCCCACGCTGAAGGCCAACGCCCTCTACCAGGGCCACTACCCGCTGGTTTCGGCCATCTCCCGGCCGGTCATCGTCAAGCACCTGGTCAAGGCCGCCCGTGAATTCGGCGCCACCACCGTGGCCCACGGCTGCACCGGCAAGGGCAACGACCAGGTCCGCTTTGAGGTGGGCATCCAGACCCTCGGCCCGGACCTGAAGTGCATCGCACCGGTTCGCGACCTCGCCCTCACCCGCGACAAGGCCATCGCCTTCGCCGAGGAAAAGGGACTGCCGATCGAGACCACCAAGAAGAACCCGTACTCGATCGACCAGAACGTCTGGGGACGCGCCGTCGAAACCGGCTACCTCGAGGACATCTGGAACGCACCCACCAAGGACATCTACGACTACACCGCGACGCCGGAGTTCCCGCCGGCCCCGGATGAGGTCACCATTTCCTTCGAAGCCGGCGTGCCGGTAGCGATCGACGGCGTCCGGGTCACCCCGCTGCAGGCCATCAAGGAACTGAACCGCCGTGCCGGCGCGCAGGGTGTGGGCCGGATCGACGTCGTCGAGGACCGCCTCGTGGGCATCAAGTCCCGCGAAATCTACGAAGCCCCCGGTGCCATGGCGCTGATCACCGCGCACAAGCACCTCGAGGACATCACCGTCGAGCGCGAGCAGGCCCGCTTCAAGGCCACTGTTGGCCAGCGCTGGGCCGAACTGGTGTACGACGGCCAGTGGTTCTCACCGCTCAAGCGCTCCCTGGACGCGTTCATCGAAGACACCCAAAAGCACGTCACCGGCGACATCCGCATGGTCCTGCACGGTGGACAGGCGATCGTCAACGGCCGCCGCTCCGAGACCTCGCTCTACGACTTCGACCTCGCCACCTACGACACCGGCGACACTTTCGACCAGTCCATGGCGCGCGGCTTCATCGAGCTGTGGGGCATGTCCGCCAAGGTTGCCTCAGGCCGCGATATCCGCGTCGCAGGAAAGTAA
- a CDS encoding arginine repressor has translation MSVPPASPGSSPATKTARQARITAILTGESVRSQAELAALLADDGVQVTQATLSRDLVELGAVRVRGKEGVLVYAVPGEGGERAAKSGVSQEILDARLARLCSELLVTAEASANIAVLRTPPGAANFLALAIDHSVMPSILGTIAGDDTVLLVSRDPQGGQDLAVRFLQLAEEAGGGQ, from the coding sequence GTGTCCGTCCCGCCGGCATCGCCGGGCTCCAGCCCGGCCACCAAAACAGCCCGCCAGGCGCGCATCACCGCGATCCTGACGGGTGAATCGGTGCGCTCCCAGGCGGAGCTGGCCGCTTTGCTGGCGGACGACGGCGTCCAGGTCACCCAGGCCACGCTGTCCCGGGACCTCGTGGAACTCGGCGCCGTCCGGGTCCGCGGCAAGGAAGGCGTGCTGGTTTACGCCGTCCCCGGCGAGGGCGGCGAACGTGCGGCCAAGAGCGGGGTCAGCCAGGAGATCCTGGATGCCCGGCTTGCCCGGCTGTGCAGTGAACTCCTGGTCACGGCGGAAGCCTCGGCCAACATCGCCGTGCTCCGGACCCCGCCCGGTGCGGCCAACTTCCTGGCCCTGGCCATTGACCACTCGGTGATGCCCTCCATCCTGGGGACCATTGCCGGTGACGACACCGTGCTGCTGGTTTCCCGGGATCCGCAGGGCGGGCAGGACCTCGCGGTCCGGTTCCTGCAGCTCGCCGAGGAAGCCGGCGGCGGCCAGTAG
- a CDS encoding acetylornithine transaminase produces MNAVKTGSHAASTLEKTPVGDLVETKGHSSGAEWLTRYSTSLMGVFGTPQRVLVRGAGCLVWDADGKEYLDLLGGIAVNALGHAHPFVTSVISSQLATLGHVSNFFTSPTQIALAEKLLALTHAPAGSKVFFTNSGTEANEAAFKLARRNGAGPDGTTGKRTKIIALEGAFHGRTMGALALTAKEAYRAPFEPLPGGVVHIPFGDVAALEAAIDETVAAVFLEPIQGEAGVRPLPPGYLKAAREATTKAGALLILDEVQTGIGRTGKWLATEDAGIVPDAITLAKGLGGGFPIGALLTFGERTSSLLSAGQHGTTFGGNPVATAAALATLHAIESQRVLENVAVVGDYLRTGLAAVDGVTEVRGVGLLIGFDLDADVAPAVVIAGLDAGFIVNSPGPRTIRLAPPLVLTKDQAGTFLAALPAILQTAKDAQ; encoded by the coding sequence ATGAACGCGGTAAAAACAGGAAGCCACGCGGCCAGCACACTCGAGAAGACTCCGGTGGGAGACCTTGTCGAAACCAAGGGCCACAGCAGCGGGGCTGAGTGGCTTACGCGGTACTCCACGTCCCTGATGGGCGTCTTCGGTACCCCGCAGCGGGTCCTGGTCCGTGGTGCCGGCTGCCTGGTCTGGGACGCCGACGGCAAGGAATACCTGGACCTGCTCGGCGGTATCGCCGTCAACGCCCTGGGCCACGCCCACCCGTTTGTCACATCCGTGATTTCGAGCCAGCTGGCCACCCTGGGCCATGTCTCCAATTTCTTCACCAGCCCCACGCAGATCGCACTGGCCGAAAAGCTGCTGGCACTGACGCACGCCCCGGCGGGCTCCAAAGTGTTCTTCACAAACTCCGGCACCGAAGCCAACGAAGCCGCCTTCAAGCTGGCCCGGCGTAACGGAGCCGGCCCGGACGGCACCACGGGCAAACGGACCAAAATCATCGCCCTCGAGGGCGCCTTCCACGGTCGCACCATGGGTGCCCTGGCCCTGACCGCCAAGGAAGCCTACCGCGCACCGTTTGAGCCGTTGCCCGGCGGCGTGGTCCACATCCCGTTCGGCGACGTCGCAGCCCTGGAAGCAGCCATCGACGAAACCGTGGCCGCCGTTTTCCTGGAGCCCATCCAGGGCGAAGCCGGGGTGCGGCCACTGCCTCCTGGCTACCTGAAGGCAGCCCGCGAAGCGACCACAAAGGCCGGCGCCCTGCTGATCCTGGACGAGGTCCAGACTGGAATTGGCCGGACCGGCAAATGGCTCGCGACGGAGGACGCCGGCATCGTTCCCGACGCCATCACGCTGGCGAAGGGCCTCGGCGGCGGCTTCCCCATCGGTGCGCTTCTCACGTTCGGTGAGCGGACGTCGTCGCTCCTGTCCGCGGGCCAGCACGGCACCACCTTCGGCGGCAACCCGGTGGCGACGGCGGCCGCGCTGGCCACGCTGCACGCGATCGAAAGCCAGCGGGTCCTGGAAAACGTTGCAGTTGTGGGGGACTACCTCCGCACCGGACTCGCCGCCGTCGACGGCGTCACCGAAGTCCGGGGCGTTGGCCTGCTCATCGGCTTCGACCTGGACGCCGACGTCGCCCCCGCCGTGGTGATCGCGGGCCTGGACGCCGGATTCATCGTCAACAGCCCCGGCCCGCGCACCATCCGGCTTGCCCCGCCGCTGGTCCTTACCAAGGACCAGGCCGGCACCTTCCTCGCCGCCCTCCCGGCAATCCTCCAGACAGCTAAGGACGCGCAGTGA